In the Mycobacteriales bacterium genome, GCTGCCGCGACGCTTTCGAACCGCTACATCACCTCACGCTTCCTTCCGGACAAGGCGATCGACCTCATCGACGAAGCGGCATCGAGGCTGCGGATGGAGATCGACTCCCGTCCGGTCGAGATCGACGAGCTGCAACGCTCGGTCGACCGGCTGCGGATGGAGGAGATGGCGCTCGAGCGCGAGGAGGACGAGGCCTCGCGCGCCCGGCTCGACCGGCTACGCGCGGAGCTCGCCGACCGATCCGAGCAGCTGGCCGCGCTCACCGCGCGGTGGGAGCGCGAGAAGAGTGGTCTCAACCGGGTCGGTGAGCTGAAGCAGCGGCTCGACAGCCTGCGCACGCAGGCCGAGTCCGCGCAGCGTCAGGGCGACTTCGAGGCTGCGTCGCGCCTGCTCTACGCCGACATCCCGGCCGCCGAAGCCGAGCTCGCCGCGGCCGCCAGCGCCTCCGAGCAACGCGAGGCGATGGTGAAGGAAGAGGTCGGTGCGGACGACGTCGCCGAGGTCGTGGCGTCGTGGACCGGCATCCCCGCCGGCCGCCTGCTCGAAGGCGAGACCGCGAAGCTGTTGCGGATGGACGAGGCGCTGTCGGCGCGGGTGGTCGGCCAGGACGACGCCGTCCACGCGGTATCGGACGCGGTTCGCCGGGCGCGGTCCGGCATCTCCGACCCGGACCGGCCGACCGGCTCGTTCCTGTTCCTCGGCCCGACCGGGGTCGGCAAGACCGAGCTCGCGAAGGCGCTGGCCGGCTACCTGTTCGACGACGAGCGGGCGATGGTGCGCATCGACATGAGCGAGTACGGCGAGAAGCACACCGTCTCGCGTCTCGTCGGCGCGCCGCCCGGCTACGTCGGCTACGACGAGGGCGGCCAGCTGACCGAGGCGGTCCGCCGCCGGCCCTACACCGTGATCCTGCTCGACGAGGTCGAGAAGGCACATGCCGACGTCTTCGACGTACTGCTGCAGGTGCTCGACGACGGCCGGCTCACGGATGGGCAGGGCCGCACCGTCGACTTCCGCAACACGATCCTGCTGATGACGTCCAACCTCGGCTCGGTCTTCATCAATGACCCGGCGTTGGACGACAAGGCGAAGCACGAGGCCGCGATGCGTGCCGCGCGCGAACACTTCAAGCCGGAGTTCCTGAACCGGCTCGACGACATCGTGGTCTTCCACTCTCTCGGCAGCGAGCAGCTGGCGCAGATCGTCGAGATCCAGATCGAGCGGCTGATGACGCGGCTGGCCGACCGGCGGCTGACCCTCGAGGTCACTGACGGCGCCCGCGAGTGGCTCGCGATCACCGGCTTCGACCCGGTCTACGGGGCCCGGCCGCTGCGGCGGCTGATCCAGACCGCGATCGGAGACCCGCTGGCGAAGGCGTTGCTCAGCGGCGCGATCGCCGATGGCGACACGGTGCTGGTCGACGTGAACGAAGACCGCTCGGGACTCTCGGTGGTCTCGGCGGCCGAGAAAGCCGCCGCGCCGTTGATCGCCTGAGCGGGCGCTGCCTGGGCCGGCGCGGCCGCACCGTCCCGATGACGGGTAATCCCGTGGCCGGGCGTACGGCGGCGTCGGTAGGGTCGCTGGCGTGAGCGACGGCGACCGCGACGAGCTGCTGACCCGGATCAAACAGGACGCGGTGGTGCACGGCCGTGTGACGCTGTCCTCCGGGCAGGACGCGGACTACTACGTGGACCTGCGGCGAGTCACGTTGTCTGCCGCGGCGGCTCCGCTCGTCGGCCGGGTGATGCTTGACCTCACCGCGGACCTCGACTTCGACGCCGTCGGCGGGCTGACCCTGGGGGCCGACCCGGTCGCTGCGGCGATGTTGCACGCGGCCGCCGCGTCCGGGCGCAAGCTCGACGCGTTCGTCGTGCGCAAGCAAGGCAAGGCACACGGCTTGCAACGCCGGATCGAGGGTCCGGATGTGGCGGGTCGGCGAGTGCTCGCCGTCGAGGACACCTCGACGACCGGGGGCTCGGTGCTGACCGCGGTCGGGGCGCTGCGCGAAGCCGGGGCCGACGTGGTCGGTGTCGCGGTGATCGTCGAGCGCGGCGCCGCAGACGCGGTGCGGGCCACGGGCCTCGACTACCTGGCGGCGTACTCGCTCGCCGATCTCGACCTGGCCTGACTCCGGCGTTTCCGCTCAGGAGCTCGCGGCCCCGCGGTGGCGAGCCATGTGCACGAGCGCGGGCACGATCGCGAGGATGACGATGATGACCGCGAGCCCTTCGATGTAGTGCCGGATGAAGGAGATGTGTCCGAGCCAGTGGCCGAGCAGGATGATCGGTACGGTCCAGACCAGCCCGCCGATCAGGTTCCACGTCGTGTATGACGGCACCGGCATCGCGGCCACCCCGACGATCGGGCTGGCGAAGGTGCGCACGATCGGGACGAACCTCGACAGCACGACCGTCCGCGCCATGCCGAACCGCTCCAGGAAGCGATCGGCGCGTTCGACGTACTCGCGCTTGTAGTACCTGGACTCGGGGCGGTCCTGCAGCCGGAGCTCCGCGCGACGGCCGACCTCGTAGCCGACTTGCCCCCCGATCACCGCCCCGGCGGCGGCCGCGATCATCAGCCAGCCGAGCGGCAGGTGCAGGTGCAGCGAGTTGTGGCCGTTCGTCGCATAGCCGGCGACGAACAGCAGCGAGTCGCCGGGCAGGAAGAAGCCGACCAGCACTCCCATCTCGGCCAGCAGGATGACCAGTACGCCGATGACGCCGAAGGTCGAAAGCAGGTGCGTCGGGCTGATCGCACCGAGCAACGCCTGCTGGTGCAGCGCGAGCTGGTGCAAGGCCGGCGCGTCCGCCGCCTGCGAGGCAAGGTGCTGGTGCACGCGCGCAGGGTAGCGCCCATACTTCAGGACAAGGCATGGTGAGCAGTGCCCCGGGAAAGACAGCCAACGGTCTGTGCTGAGGAGAGCCGAGATGCCCGTCGCGAACCCTGAGGTCTACGCCGAGATGATCGACCGGGCGAAGGCCGGTGGCTTTGCCTATCCGGCGATCAACGTGACGTCGTCGGGGAGTCTGAACGCCGCGCTGCGCGGGTTCGCCGATGCCGAAAGCGACGGCATCATCCAGATCTCCTGGGGCGGCGCCGAGTTCGCCTCCGGTGCCTCGATCAAGAACATGGTGTCCGGGGCGGTGGCGATGGCGGCGTTCGCCAAGGTCGTCGCGACGAACTACCCGGTCAACGTCGGTCTGCACACCGACCACTGCCCGCCGGACAAGCTGGCCGGCTACATGCGTCCGCTGCTGGAGCTTTCGATCGAGCGCGTAAAAGCCGGAGGCGACCCGATCTTCGGCTCGCACATGTGGGACGGCTCGGGCCTGGATCTCGAGGACAACCTCAAGACCGCCGACGAGCTGTTCGCGATGTCGATCGAGGCGCACACGATCATGGAGCTCGAGATCGGCGTCGTCGGTGGCGAGGAGGACGGCGTCAGCAACGAGCAGAACGAGAAGCTCTACACCTCGCCGAAGGACATGATGCGGGTCGCCGAGGTCCTCGGCGCTCCGGGCGAGCGCGGCCGCTACCTGCTCGCCGCGGTCTTCGGCAACGTGCACGGCGTCTACAAGCCCGGATCGGTCAAGCTCAAGCCCTCGATCCTCAAGGAGGGTCAGGAGTACGTCGGCAAGAAGCTCGGTGTGGAGCGGCCGTTCGACCTCGTGTTCCACGGCGGTTCGGGCTCGATGTTCGACGAGATCCGCGAGACGCTGAACTACGGCGTGGTCAAGATGAACGTGGACACCGACACGCAGTACGCGTTCACCAGGCCGGTGGTCGACCACATGATGAAGAACTACGACGGGGTGCTGAAGGTCGACGGCGACGTGGGCAGCAAGAAGGCGTACGACCCGCGGGCGTGGGGCCGGGCGGCTGAGGAGGGCATGGCCGCGCGGGTGACCAAGGCGTGCGAGGACCTGAAGAGCACCGGCACCCGGATGACCTGACCCGGCCGGGCGGCGTTCCACTTGGCCGATCGGCCGTCACAAGTGGATCACGACTGGGCGCTCAGCAGGTCGATGTGCGCCGCAAAACCGGCAAGTACGACGTATCGTTGGAGAGCTTTCTTCCATCCGAGTAGGGGAACGATGTCGTCGACGCTGCGCGCGTTCGCTGTGGCGAGCTGCTCCGCGCTTCTCGTGGCCGGTGTGGCCACTTCAGCCGCCGCCTCCGGCGGCACCGACTTCAGCCTGCATCCGGCGTACGGCGTCCAGGGCAGCACGCTCACGCTGACCGGTGCCACCTTCACCGGCGAGACCGCCGCCACCATCAATGGCATTACCGCCGCTCACTTCCACCACGTCAACGCGCAGAAGGTGACGATCGTCGTGCCGGCCGGCGCGACCTCTGGTCCCGTGGTCGTGACCGGTGCGAAGACGCTGAACGGGCCGGACTTCTCGCTCCAGCAGCAGACCACCGCTACCGCGACCCTGTCGCGCAGCAGCCTGACCTTCACCCAGTCGCTCGTGGTGACCGGCGACCTGACCGAAAAGAGCACTGGCCACCCGGTGAGCGGGCAGCCGGCGGTGCTCCAGCACCGGGTCGCGGGGTCGACGTCCTGGCACCGTGCGAAGGGCACGCCGCAGCGCACGACCGGCTCGCAGGGCCAGGTCGGGTGGACGGTGCAGCCCGCGGTCAGTGGCGCTTACCGGGTGGCGTTCAAGAACACCCCGAGCTACACGAGCGCGACGACGTCCGGGCACAAGTACGCGTTGCGCCCGCTGCTGTCGTTCAACCCGCAGCACACCGTTCCGGTCTACTCGGACTCGGTGCTGCGCGGCCGGGTCCGGCCGCACCTGACCGGCACCATCTATCTCTGGAAGCAGGTCGACGGCGTCTGGAAGCACGCCGGCAAGACGACGGCGTACGACGGTCGGTTCTCCTTCACGATCCATCCCGATGCGCTCGGTCCGGTGCTCTACCGCGTGGTCCGGCACTACGACGGATTGCACGCGCACGCCCAGTCCGCGACCTTGCACCTGCAGGTCGTGCACCGCGAACTGGTGCTGGGTGACTCGGGCTCGGACGTGAAGGCACTGCAGAAGCGGTTGCGCAAGCTGCACTACTGGCTCGGCTCGGTGAGCAAGTACTACGGCGACGACACCCTGCACGCGGTGACCGCGTTCGAGAAGGTGCAGAAGCTTCCGCCCAACGGCGAGGTCACGATGGCGGTGTGGAACAAGCTGAACCACCCGCGCCACATCCACCTGCGCCATCCGCACGCCGCGACCTACGAGGTTGAGGTCAACATCGGCCGGCAGGTGCTGCTGATGGCCAAGGACGGCCACATCACGCACATCCTCGACACCTCGACCGCGGGCGGCTACCTCTACAAGAACTCCGAAGGCGGGATCTCCAGGGCGATCACCCCGACCGGTCACTTCTCGATCCAGTACAAGCTGACCGGCACCCGCGTCTCGAAGCTCGGCACGCTGTACTACCCGTCGTACTTCACCGACACCGGCTACGCGATCCACGGTGAGGGCAACGGCAACAGCGGCGGCGAGGTGCCGCCGTACCCGAACAGCCACGGCTGCGTCCGGATCACCGATGACGCCGTGCTGCACTTCTTCAGCTCGGCCTACCTCGCGGTCGGCGCTTCGGTCTGGATCTACCACTGAGCCGGCTGCCACGAGGCCGCCGGTGACCCACGGCGGCAACCTGCTGGGCGAGCCACCGGAGACGCTGCTGCCGGATGACCCGCAGGCTCGTACGGCGCTAGAGGCGGGCGAGGATCCGGCCGCGGTCGCGGCTCGGTTCCCGTCGTACCTCGCCGCCTGGGCGGCACTGGCCGACGCGGCCTACGAGCGCGGCGCGGTGATCGAGTCCTACGCCTACGCGCGGGTCGGCTACCACCGCGGGCTCGACGCGCTGCGGCGGTCGGGGTGGAAGGGTTGGGGACCGGTGCCGCGGTCGCACGAGCCCAACCAGGGGTTCCTGCGTTCGCTCAACGCGCTCGCCCGCGCTGCGCAAGCGATCGGTGAGAGCGACGAGGCGGAGCGCTGCCGGTCCTTTCTGGCCGAGAGCGATCCCTCCGCGCCGCTCGGCTGACCGTCGCCCGCTCAGCTGCTGATCGCGTCCGCCAGGACGTGCTCGACCTGTGTCGGGCTCATCCCGATCGAGTCGACCATCAGCAGGTCGCCGTCCGGGAAGGTGATTGCGGTGCTCACGTGATCCGGCAGGGCAGCGGCGCTCTTGGTCGCGCGGGCGCAGCCGGGCTGAGGGACACCGACGCCGAATCCGGCCGGGCTGAGCTTCGAGAACCGGGCCGTCCTGAGGCTCTTGAGCAGCGCGCTCCGCATCGGCAGCGGGGTGTGGGAGATGAGGCGCTTGACCGTCGCCGCCGCTGGTGCGTGCACCACCGACATCGGGCAGACCGGTGAGGTGCCGAACTGATCGATGACGGCCGGCAGCCCAGCGATCGTCGTGGTGATCCGCTTCCTCTCGGCGGCGGGGACGACCGCCCGCTCGGCCGTGGCGATCGGACCGCGGAACATGCTCATGCCGAGGCTCATGCGGGCGCTTCGATCCATCAGCTTGGCGCCTTGGTCCTTGCCCCCGAGATGGTGGGTGGCCGGCCCGAGGTTCATCACCGTGCCGGCGCTCCCGCTCCAGCCGGCGGGGAACTGCAGCCGGTGGTTGAGCAGCGTCACGCTGACCCCGGACTGCGCTGCGTTGCTCGTGAGGCCGTTGATGCCGCTGACGGCGCCGCTGCCCACGGCGTTGGCGGCCAGTATCGAGCCGGCCGCGAGCGCCGCAACCCCGAGCGGGGCACCCAGGAGCACCAGCCGCTGCTGGCGGGCGTACCTGCGACGTACGACGGCCACCAGCGCCGGATCCACGGCCAGGTCCGCCAACTCTGTGCCGAAGCGGGCGTGGAACGCGTCGCGGATCTGCTCGTCAGTGGTCATGGCCGGCTCCGATCGCAGTGGGGACGGTAGGGAGGTCGAGGACGTGGCGCAGGTGGGCGAGCGCCTTGCTGGTCGTTGACTTGACGGTGCCCTCCGAGCAGCCGAGCAGGCTCGCCGTGTCGGCGACCGAGAGGTCCTCCCAGAACCGCAGGACCACGGTCGCGCGCTGGCGGTCCGGGAGCTCACGCAACGCACAGAGCAGCTCCGTGCGGTCCTCGAACGCGGACTCGGTCGCCGGCTGGACCGCCATCAGATCGGGTTCGGGTGCCGGCGACTCCGGATGGCGGCGGCGACGGCGGGCATGGTCGTGCGCGAGGTTGACCAGCACCCGCCGCGTGTAGGCGTCCGGGTTCTCGATCGCCTTGGACCAGTGCCGCGCGACCCGCAGCAGCGCGGTCTGCAGCAGGTCTTCGGCGTCGGTCCGGTCACCGAGCAGCAGGGTCGCGGTACGCAGCAGCGCGGGCGAGCGCGCGACGACGAACTCGTCGAAGTCCGAGCCCAGCCGGGTCACAGCCACACTGTCTCAACGCCGGCGGGCTCGGTCAGGTTGCCTGCGGGTTCCGGCGGGGTAGCCTCGATCCGCAAGAGGCCCCGGTCGATTGCGACCGGGGTTCGTTGTTTGCGGGGCCGGGTGGGCGGTCGTTGCGACGGCGTGCCTCGAGCGGAAGGGACGGCGCAGATGCCCGCGATCGCGCTGCTCGGCGCACAGTGGGGCGACGAGGGCAAGGGCAAGGCGACCGACCTGCTCGGCGAGCGGGTGGACTACGTCGTGAAGTTCAACGGCGGCAACAACGCCGGCCACACGATCGTGATCGGCGCCGAGAAGTACGCGCTGCATCTGCTGCCGGCCGGCATCCTCACGCCCGGCGTCACCCCCGTCATCGGCAACGGAGTGGTGGTCGACCTCGGCGTGCTGTTCAGCGAGATCGAGGCGATCTCGGCCCGTGGGGTCGACTGCTCGCGGTTGGTCGTGTCCGCCGATGCGCACGTCATCACGCCGTACCACGTCCTGATGGACAAGGTCGGCGAACGCTTTCTCGGCAAGTCGAAGATCGGTACGACGGGTCGCGGGATCGGTCCGGCGTACGCCGACAAGATGTCGCGGCTGGGCGTGCGGATCCAGGACCTGTTCGACGAGAAGATCCTTCGCCAGAAGGTGGAGGGCGCGCTCGAGCTGAAGAACCAGATCCTGGTGAAGGTCTACAACCGCAAGGCGATGTCGGTCGACGAGGTGGTCAGTGAGCTGATCGCGTCTGCCGACCGGTTGCGTCCCATGGTTGCCGACACGCAGCTGATGCTTGGCGCGGCACTCGATGCCGGGAAGGTCGTCCTGCTCGAGGCCGGACAGGCCACGATGCTCGACGTCGACCACGGGACCTATCCGTTCGTCACGTCGTCCAACCCGACCGCGGGCGGGGCGTGCACCGGTTCGGGAATCCCGCCGACGCGGATCGACCGCGTGGTCGCGGTTGCGAAGGCCTACACGACCCGGGTCGGCGAAGGACCGATGCCGACCGAGCTGCTCGACGCGGGCGGCGATCGGCTGCGCAGCGTCGGGGCGGAGTTCGGCGTGACCACCGGCCGCCCGCGCCGATGTGGCTGGTACGACGCGGTCGTCGCGCGCTACGCAGCGAGGGTCAACGGCGTGACCGACTTCGTGCTGACCAAGCTCGACGTTCTCACCGGGCTCGAACAGATCCCCGTGTGCGTCGCGTACGACGTGGACGGCACCAGGCACGAGCAGATGCCGATGACCCAGACCGAGTTCCACCATGCGCGACCGATCTACGAGCAGTTCTCGGGGTGGGACGAGGACATCACGGCGGCCCGGTCGCTCGACGACCTGCCCAAGGCGGCGCGCGCGTACGTCGAGGCGATCGAGTCGCTCAGCGGCGCGCCGGTCTCGGTTGTGGGCGTCGGCGCAGAGCGCGAGCAGACCGTCGCGATCCGGCCGCTGCTGTGAGGGCCCGATGCGCGTCCTGGTGATCGGCGGCGGCGGCCGCGAGCACGCGCTGTGCCTCGCGCTGTCCCGCGACTCTGCGGTGACCGCGTTGTTCTGCGCACCGGGCAATCCCGGGATCGCCAAGGTGGCGAGCCTGCTGGCGATCACCGACCCGGTCGATGCCGCCCGCGAGGCGACCGCCGATCTGGTCGTGATCGGCCCCGAGGCGCCGCTCGTGGCGGGGGTCGCGGACGAGCTTCGAGCCGCCGGCTTCGTGGTCTTCGGCCCGAGCGCCGCGGCCGCGCAGCTCGAAGGCAGCAAGGCGTTCGCCAAGGACGTGATGGCGGCCGCGGGCGTGCCGACAGCCGGGCACTGGGTGGCCGAGACGCCCGCTGAGGTCGCGGAAGTGCTGGACCGGCTCGAACCGCCGTACGTCGTGAAGCACGACGAGCTCGCGGCCGGCAAGGGCGTGGTGGTCACCGGCGACCGGGGCGAGGCGCGGCGTCACGCCGCCGGGCATCGGGTCGTGATCGAGGAGTACCTCGACGGGCCGGAGGTATCTCTGTTCTGCCTGACCGACGGTGTCGCGGTCGTGCCGTTGCTTCCGGCGCAGGACTTCAAGCGGGTGGGCGACGGCGACACCGGGCCGAACACCGGTGGCATGGGCGCGTATGCGCCGTTGCCCTGGGCGCCGGCCGACCTGGTCGACGAGGTCGTCGCCCGGGTGGCGCGACCCACGATCGAGGAGATGGCGCGGCGGGGCACGCCGTTCGCCGGCCTGCTCTACGTCGGTCTCGCTCTCACCTCGACCGGGGTGAAGGTGGTGGAGTTCAACGCCCGGTTCGGCGATCCCGAGACGCAGTCGGTGCTCGCCCTGCTCGAGACGCCGCTGGCCGGCGTACTCCACGCGACCGCCACCGGCACCCTCGCCGGCCTGCCGCCGTTGCAGTGGCGCGACGGCTTCGCGGTGACCGTCGTCCTGGCCTCGGCCGGCTATCCCGCGGCGCCGCGGACCGGCGACCCCGTTCATGGCCTAGACGCGGTCAGCGGCGCGGACGTGCTGCATGCCGGGACCGCGGAGGTCGACGGCGCGCTGGTCACGGCCGGCGGGCGGATCCTTGCGGTCACGGCGGTCGCCGCCGAGCTCGCCGGTGCGAGAGAATCGGCGTACGCCGGGATCGAGCGGATCACGATCGAAGGCGCGCATTACCGCACCGACATCGCAGAGGCGGCCTCATGATCGAGCGCTACACGCTCCCCGAGATGGGCCGGGTGTGGAGCGAGGCGCACAAGTACGAGCTGTGGTGCCGGGTCGAGACCGTCGTGCTCGAGGCGCACGCCGCCGCCGGCACGGTGCCCGCGGATGCGCTCGGGCCGGTCCGCGCCGCGCCGCCGCCCACGCCCGAGGCGGTCGCAGCGGTCGAGGCGGTCACGCAGCACGACGTGATCGCGTTCCTCACCGCGTGGGCCGACAACACCACTCCGCGCGAGGCGGCGGCCTGGGTGCACTTCGGCATGACGTCGTCGGACCTGCTCGACACCGCGCTCGCCCTGCAGCTGGTCGGCGCCACGGACCTGTTGTTGGCGAAGACGACCGCACTGGTCGGCGGGCTCCGCGATCATGCGCTCAGCCATCGCGACACGATCCGGGTCGGACGCACGCACGGCGTGCACGCCGAGCCGGATGTGTGGGGTCATCGGGTCGCCGACTTCGCGTTCGCGATGGCGCGGTCGCGTGACCGGCTGCTCCGGGCCCGCGACGCGGTCGGCATCGCGAAGATCTCCGGCGTACTCGGGACGTACTCGAACATCGATCCGGCGGTCGAGCGCCAGGTCGCGGCCGAGCTCGGCCTGCGGCCCGCGGACGTCGCGACCCAGGTGGTCCTCCGTGACGGGATCAGCGAGTGGGTCTCGTCGCTTGCTCTTCTTGCGTCGGTCTGCGAGGCCGTCGCGCTCGAGGTCCGGCACGGCCAGCGCACCGAGGTCCGCGAGCTGGCCGAGCCGTTCGGCGCCGGCCAGAAGGGCTCGAGCGCGATGCCGCACAAGCGCAACCCGGTGATGTGCGAGCGGATCTGCGGCCTGGCGCGCATCGTGCGCGCGCAGATCGTGCCGGTCATGGAGGGCATCGCGCTCTGGCACGAGCGCGACATCTCCCACTCGTCCGTGGAACGGATCGCCCTCCCGGATGCGGCGATCGGCACCGACTACCTGCTGCACCTGACCGGCCGGCTGGTCAACGGTCTGGTGGTCGACGTCGAGCGCATGCGCTCCAACCTCGACGCCACCGGCGGCCTGATCTACACCAGCGCGGTCCTGCTGGAACTGGTCGAGGCCGGGCTCTCGCGCGAGGACGCCTACGCCCTCACCCAGGCGGCAGCGATGGACACCTGGACCACCGGCGTTCCGTTCCGCGAGACGTTGCGCAAGCACGCGGCGGATGCCGGCCAGGAGCTCGACGAGGCCCGCCTGGACGAGGTGTGCCGGCCGCAGCGCTACCTGAAACGGCTGGATGGAGTCTTCGAGCGACTGGAGGGGCTGAGCTAGTGCCGGAACACGCACTGGCCGGGCTGGACGAGTTCCGGCTGCATTCGGGCAAGGTCCGCGATCTCTACGTCGCCGGCGAGGACCAGCTGCTGATGGTCGCGAGCGACCGGATCTCGGCCTTCGACTACGTGCTGCCGACCGAGATCCCGGACAAGGGCGCGGTGCTCACCGGCATCTCGCTCTGGTGGTTCGAGCGGCTCGCCGACCTCGTGCCCAACCACGTCATCACCGCAGACGTCGCCGAGTACCCGCTGGTGTTTGCGCCGTACGCCGATGCGCTGCGCGGGCGGTCGGTGCTGTGCCGGACGCTGGAGATGGTCAGCGTCGAGTGCGTCGCCCGCGGCTACCTCGCCGGCAGCGGCGCCGCGGACTACCGGGCGACCGGCAGCGTGTGCGGGGTCGACCTGCCGCCGGGGCTGCGCGACGGCTCGCGGTTGCCGGCGCCGATCTTCACGCCGACGACGAAGGCGCCGAGCGGGGAGCACGACGCGGCGATGACGTTCGACCAGGTGGTGGAGGCGGTGGGGCCCGAGCTCGCCGGCGAGCTGCGCAAACTGACGCTTGCGGTCTACGCGCGCGGGCGCGAGCTTGCCGAACAGGCCGGGATCATCCTCGCCGACACCAAGATCGAGCTCGGTCACGACCAGGACGGGACCCTGACCCTCGGCGACGAGGTCCTCACCCCGGACTCGTCGCGGTTCTGGCCTTCACTCACCTGGGCCCCCGGCGGCCCGCAGGAGTCCTACGACAAGCAGTACGTGCGCGACTGGCTCAGCGACGAGTCCGGCTGGGATCGCAAGAGCGAGCCTCCGCCGCTTCCCGACGACGTCGTCGCACGGACCAGGGAGAAGTACGTCGAGGCCTACGAGCGGCTGACCGGGCGCGACTTCCACGACTACCTCGCCGCCACTCCCTGACTGCCGTCAAGATCACGGCAGCGAGGGGTGCGGCGTGGTCGGTAGGGTTTGGCAGGTGACCCGAGTCGTCGTCGACGTCATGCCCAAGCCCGAGATCCTCGACCCTCAGGGCCAGGCGATCGCTCGCGCGCTGCCCGACCTCGGCTTCGACACGGTGACGTCCGTGCGCCAGGGCAAGCGGTTCGAGATCGAGATCGCCGACGGAGCGGACGCCCGCGAGATCGCCAGCCGCGCCGCCGAGGCGGTGCTCGCGAACCCGGTGATCGAGGACTTCACCATCCACATCGAGGACTGACCGTCGCGGCCGGGGCGTGGCCACGCCGAGGGCGCGGAGACCGCGCGGCCGGTGCCACCCCGCTCGGTATCCTCGGCCTGTGAGCGCCACGACCACCATCGGCGTGGTGACGTTCCCCGGCTCGCTCGACGACCACGACGCGATTCGCGCCGTGCGCGCGGTCGGAGTCGAGGCGGTGCCGCTGTGGCACGGCGACGCCGCTCTGCACGGCGTCGACGCAGTCATCCTTCCGGGCGGGTTCTCGTACGGCGACTACCTCCGTGGCGGTGCGATCGCGCGGTTCTCACCGGTGGTCGGATCGGTCGTTGCCGCCGCCCGCTCGGGGCTCCCGGTGCTCGGTATCTGCAACGGCTTCCAGGTGCTCTGCGAGGCGCAGCTGCTCCCTGGGGCCCTGGTGCGCAACGCCGGGCTGCGATTCGTCTGCCGGGACCAGGTCCTGACCGTCGAGAACACCTCGACTCGCTGGACGAGCGACTATTCGCCGGGCGAGGAGATCCTCGTCCCGGTCAAGCACGGCGAAGGCCGGTACGTCGCCGACGCCGCGACCGTCGAGCAGCTGGAAGCCGAGGGACTGGTCGTGTTCCGCTACGCGGGAGGCAACCCGAACGGTGCGCTGCACGACATCGCCGGCATCACCAACTCGGCCGGAAACGTGGTCGGCCTCATGCCGCACCCGGAGCACGCGATCGACACGTTGACCGGGCCGAGCGCCGACGGCCTTCCGATGTTCACGTCGGTTGTCGCCGCCATGGTCTCTGCATGACCGACTTCGAGACCGTTGCGGCCGCCGCGGACGCGCCCGACCTCGCCCAGCCGTATGTCGAGCTCGGCCTCAAGGACGACGAGTACTCGCGGATCCGCGAGATCCTCGGGCGTCGCCCGACCGACACCGAGCTCGCGATGTACAGCGTCATGTGGAGCGAGCACTGCTCGTACAAGTCCAGCAAGGTCCACTTGCGGCAGTTCGCCGACAACCCGCCAGCGAGCGCGGCGATGCTCGTCGGCATCGGCGAGAACGCCGGCGTCGTCGACGTCGGCGACGGGCTCGCGGTCACCTTCAAGGTGGAGAGCCACAACCATCCGTCGTACGTCGAGCCCTATCA is a window encoding:
- the purQ gene encoding phosphoribosylformylglycinamidine synthase subunit PurQ, whose product is MSATTTIGVVTFPGSLDDHDAIRAVRAVGVEAVPLWHGDAALHGVDAVILPGGFSYGDYLRGGAIARFSPVVGSVVAAARSGLPVLGICNGFQVLCEAQLLPGALVRNAGLRFVCRDQVLTVENTSTRWTSDYSPGEEILVPVKHGEGRYVADAATVEQLEAEGLVVFRYAGGNPNGALHDIAGITNSAGNVVGLMPHPEHAIDTLTGPSADGLPMFTSVVAAMVSA